Proteins co-encoded in one Plasmodium coatneyi strain Hackeri chromosome 7, complete sequence genomic window:
- a CDS encoding N-glycosylase/DNA lyase: protein MIVHIYQSLLLLFLKYIYISTEMSKAKAVGAAKMRRNFPASRNTCVKTESVVIRGMKNETRKKGSTQLFVNTINGDKKRILKKVKKECGRGGIKQERMVVCVHPPNGSDTKNIKVKNLPSGSPFFVIKNFELKWRRINVTKNELQLKYCFLIGQEFCFSEVCRDTYIGLVNKKIYLFKETEEGIFYQCVYDPRGGRGDGTEGEDAPQERQSGNPDSGKTNDLYEQDVNDFFNLQFPLSKNIEMWKKKDKRMKEITDRISGLRILKADSVESFFSFLCSTNNNIPRITLMIDCLRRRYGRFLATVMFDGKNVLVKLREDGDAGGMALDKNKKHVRVKMGEAQSVRVKGEPPQNCDTEEEQQSVSPPKKEPQLRVLVKEEYPQKEDDEDATCGENRIFYENLKTLIKEEREMKVFPFYEFPSVEVLSKLKEEDLRNLGFGYRSSYVIESAKMLVKRGSEQWIEDLKKEKSTKSCIDQLILFPGIGLKVANCICLFGLNKFDCIPIDTHIYDIIYKYYQNIVESECAPVPRRSAADKGANVGNVTDVPAATPIKGKKKGQTTTRQATPTSVDRMIKQESEKDTKANPKPHSKQQKKALTTSLYIRLYTRLKDLLGPNCGWAQTILFASELKKFSHLFE, encoded by the coding sequence ATGATAGTGCACATTTATCAatccctcctccttctgtttTTAAAGTATATTTACATCAGCACAGAAATGAGTAAAGCTAAAGCAGTTGGAGCAGCtaaaatgaggaggaactTCCCGGCCAGCAGAAACACCTGCGTTAAAACTGAAAGTGTAGTAATCAGAGGAATGAAGAATGAAACCCGCAAAAAGGGTTCCACGCAATTATTCGTAAATACCATCAAtggggacaaaaaaaggatactTAAGAAAGTCAAAAAAGAATGTGGAAGAGGGGGAATCAAACAGGAGAGGATGGTGGTTTGCGTCCATCCTCCAAACGGAAGCGACACGAAAAACATAAAGGTGAAAAATCTACCCAGTGGATCCCCCTTCTTTGTAATAAAAAACTTCGAACTTAAGTGGAGAAGAATTAATGTGACAAAAAATGAGTTACAGCTAAAGTATTGCTTCTTGATTGGACAAGAATTTTGCTTCAGTGAAGTGTGCAGGGATACCTACATCGGGTtggtgaataaaaaaatttatcttTTTAAGGAAACGGAGGAGGGGATCTTCTACCAGTGCGTTTATGATCCGAGGGGTGGACGGGGCGATGGAACCGAAGGGGAGGATGCGCCCCAGGAAAGGCAAAGTGGCAACCCAGACAGTGGAAAAACGAACGATCTCTACGAGCAAGATGTAAACGACTTCTTCAACCTACAATTTCCATTAAGTAAAAACATcgaaatgtggaaaaaaaaagacaaaaggATGAAGGAAATTACAGATAGGATTAGTGGGTTGAGAATATTAAAGGCCGATTCGGTGGaatcttttttctctttcctttgttccactaataataatattcccAGGATAACGCTAATGATAGACTGCCTGAGGAGGCGGTACGGCAGGTTCCTCGCCACAGTCATGTTTGACGGGAAGAATGTGCTAGTAAAATTGAGGGAGGACGGGGATGCAGGAGGGATGGCTTTggataagaataaaaagcaCGTTCGAGTCAAAATGGGTGAAGCACAATCAGTGAGAGTGAAAGGGGAACCCCCCCAAAATTGTGACacggaggaggaacaacaatCCGTTTCCCCACCGAAGAAGGAGCCGCAACTGCGCGTTCTCGTGAAGGAAGAGTACCCACAAAAAGAAGACGATGAAGACGCCACCTGCGGGGAGAACAGGATCTTCTACGAGAATCTAAAGACGTTGATCAAGGAGGAAAGGGAGATGAAGGTCTTTCCCTTCTATGAATTCCCGAGTGTAGAAGTACTGTCCAAgttaaaagaggaagattTAAGAAACTTAGGGTTCGGGTATAGAAGTAGCTACGTTATTGAGAGCGCCAAAATGTTGGTGAAACGGGGAAGTGAACAATGGATTGAAGAccttaaaaaggagaaaagtacaaaaagtTGCATCGACCAGTTAATACTCTTCCCAGGAATAGGGCTCAAAGTAGCCAATTGCATTTGCCTTTTCGGTTTAAATAAATTTGACTGCATTCCCATAgacacgcatatatatgaCATCATCTACAAGTATTACCAAAACATTGTGGAGTCTGAGTGTGCGCCCGTTCCTCGTCGGAGTGCAGCTGATAAGGGGGCCAACGTGGGGAACGTGACAGACGTGCCTGCAGCAACTCCGATAAAAGGTAAGAAGAAGGGGCAGACAACCACTAGACAGGCTACACCCACTTCTGTCGACCGCATGATCAAacaagaaagtgaaaaagacACAAAGGCAAATCCTAAACCGCATTCAAAGCAGCAGAAGAAGGCGCTGACAACCTCTCTCTACATCAGATTGTACACAAGGCTGAAGGACTTACTGGGGCCGAACTGCGGGTGGGCACAAACCATCCTTTTCGCGTCTGAGTTGAAAAAGTTCAGCCACCTGTTTGAGTAG